In a single window of the Massilia oculi genome:
- a CDS encoding TolC family protein codes for MEVAEQESLLAVQAVNVRRAMLRADVMAAYLEALTAQERVGLAEAAIEVASRATNAASRRVAAGKISPFEQTCASVAESAVRLDLAQATADLKSAKRKLAVLMGST; via the coding sequence ATCGAGGTCGCCGAACAAGAAAGTCTACTCGCCGTCCAAGCAGTGAACGTGCGACGAGCGATGTTGCGTGCCGACGTGATGGCGGCCTATCTGGAGGCCTTGACAGCGCAAGAGCGGGTCGGTCTGGCCGAGGCGGCCATTGAGGTCGCAAGCCGTGCGACGAATGCCGCGAGTCGGCGCGTCGCTGCCGGCAAGATATCGCCATTCGAACAAACCTGTGCGAGTGTTGCAGAATCGGCCGTGCGTCTTGACCTCGCCCAAGCAACAGCCGACCTAAAGTCAGCCAAACGCAAGTTAGCGGTACTAATGGGCAGCACGTGA
- the cadR gene encoding Cd(II)/Pb(II)-responsive transcriptional regulator — translation MKIGELAQRSGCLVETIRYYEQIGLLAPPDRSANNYRSYGHVHAEHLGFIRHCRVLDMPLDEIRKLLDLRDFPEQDCDGVDTLLDQHIAEVSERIAALTTLDEQLRHLRSRCNSTDATRS, via the coding sequence ATGAAAATAGGCGAATTGGCCCAACGCTCCGGGTGCCTGGTGGAAACCATCCGATATTACGAACAAATTGGGTTGCTGGCCCCGCCCGATCGCAGCGCAAACAACTATCGATCCTATGGGCATGTACATGCTGAACACCTAGGCTTCATCAGGCATTGCCGAGTTCTGGATATGCCACTAGACGAGATTCGCAAGCTCCTCGACCTACGGGACTTCCCCGAGCAGGACTGCGACGGGGTCGACACTTTGCTGGATCAGCATATTGCCGAGGTAAGTGAACGGATTGCGGCGTTGACGACGCTCGACGAGCAATTGAGGCACTTGCGCAGCAGATGCAACAGCACGGATGCAACTCGCTCGTAA